Below is a genomic region from Lineus longissimus chromosome 4, tnLinLong1.2, whole genome shotgun sequence.
GTTCAAGGCTGAcctggacaacatcaccaacctTCATCCAGAAGGGGATGATTTTAGGTGGTACATAAAGGTAAACATTGCGAACTTTGAAAATGTCATGGGTGTTTGGTCTACTTAATTTTTGGGTACTTGGTTGGTAGATTCCTCCTCTCAGACAGGAGAACCCCTGTTTGCTTTGTCGTTGCAGGGTAATCGTTCTTCTCTCATTTCTCTGGTGTTTCCTCTAATTAACGTAGGGTCAAGTTATGATAAAAGATCAGATTgcgaacaacgtttacgaagacgtcacATCACGTTACAGTATGAGTATGAGTTTTTGTCTTTCCGACATTAATACCGTACTCTGCAGGAAGAGACAGCGTGATGATAaatacgacacttaagaagttggcctGGAAGTTGCGACGGTATGGTTTAGACAATGgaagactgctaaaatgtggaatcgggaatgattgcatcctcaCTATTTCCTCATTTtggcagtctcccattgtctaaacatACCGTCGCAACTTCCGGGACAACTTATTAAGTGTCGCATTGACCCGTGAAATATACAATGATATCTTCACTTTATTTGAATCTGCAAGTCCATTTCATTTTAGTTCAAGTGCCTCAACTGTGGAGAAGAGACTCATGATTTTACCTACCTGACTTTGACGGTATGTAGGCCCTAATCCTGCTTTGTCGTCCTTTAAACCTGATTTAGGAGATAATAAAATCATTTTGGGACTGATAAACATCAATAATTTGTATGTTGGGGCAGTTTTACTTTCTGATTGTCTTGTGTACCATGTTTTACACTTTAAGGAGAGCACTCCAGTAAAAGGTGGCCGAGGAAAGGCGAGTCTGGTTCTGAAGTGTAGGCTATGTTTAAGAGAAAATTCAGTTGGTAAGTTACAAATGTGGAATATGACCTCGACTTTGGTTCTAATCTAAAGGCATTTGAAAAACCTCTTTATATGACCTTGGTTAATGCCATGCCCTTTGTTTCTTCATTGTGTTACTTATCCCATCATTACTCTCTTGAAACCAAACCTGAACCAAAATATTTGAGTCCCAACTGAATGCCCTTATTGTCACACATGCAGATACAATGTAACAGTCTTAACTTCAATGAAAGTCTTGACTTAATTTATATTGCAGATATCATTCCTGAGAGCTATCATCCATACAACATCGAAGACAGTGGAAAGTTCAAGACAGTGGTTGCCTTTGACTGCCGAGGTATTGAGCCAACTGATTTCTCCCCACGTGTAGGATTTGCTGCAGATAGTTCATTTGATAATGGTGTGAACTTTCAAGATATTTCATTGACAGAAAAGGTAATTAAAAAATTAGTTATAAGATTTATTTCCTGTTACAGAGAAAATCTGAAGTTCAAAGAGGGAAAGTCTATTGTTTTGGGAGAGAAAAGTTTATGATGATTTATTGACAGGTGTATTGCCTCTGTAACAAAGAGTTTGGTGAGAAAATTAAGACATCTTTTTGTTCTCTTTGCAGGACTGGTCAGACTATGATGAGAAGGCTAAAGCAACAGTTGGAATCTATGATGTTACCCATCAGTTTAAAAAGTTGAAGTGAAAGTCTTACTGTGTATAATCCTAAATGTCATCATGACTGGACTGGGAACGTGTGCTGCTTGGAAATGTGCTTAATATAAAGACAGATGAGAGAATTTCTTAACTAAAATTGCCCTTCCTGCTTAAAAAAAAGAACTAATTATTGTGTCATTTGAGGGAAATGTTGTTGTTAACGGTACCTGTCTTGACATTTTGGTTTTGTTGAAAGGGATTTTTCTGTGTCACTCATTGAAAAGTACTGTTGGTTGTTTCACACACGACATGCAGAAAGGCAtcgttgatttcaaaatatatatcgCTAAGTGTACTGGCATAGTGGCCAATGTTATTACCTATTCTGGTATTGCATACAACGTGCAAAACACTTGATCTAGTTTAGGAGTTTAAAGGCCTGACACAGTTTTCACATTCATTgggtttatttcttcaaaaactaATTGGTCAACCCAAGTGAAAGATGTATAGTACAGGACTTTGGATTGCTTGATTCTGCAAGCTTTTTACTGCTGAGATGAGGGATTTCTAATCTGTATCGCAAGTTGAAAGGttattttattgaataaaaggACTTTTTCCTGAACATGAAAGGTTTATCTCATTCCTGTCTGTGCCTTTGAAAGTGGCAAGGAGTATGTTCTATCTGAGGAGCCTGGTTTTAACACCAAGCCAATCCTGGTTTACGACCTAAATAAGAGGGACCAGAAGAGAGAGTCAGAGAGAGCTAAGTGTTGTGGTCCCTTATACTTAAGTATCTGTCCCTGGGCGACCTGAATATCCCACATCTGTCATAGGGCAAGAGTCCAAACTGGAGTGGACTCAAAAATCTGTGGCAAAATCTCAAATGCGGATAAAGATTAGTGATGATGAACAGATACATCTGCTCTCTGTATAGAGCGGGACTAGTACTAATCTGCCAGGAGAAGCAAGTTAAGTTACCTGAGGATAACATCGGGACTCCTCCCCTTTGATAGACCTTCTATCTCACCTTGCTCCTGAAAACAGGCCCAACAGGACCACAGAGAATACAGACGTGCTTcaagtagctcatgtacctctGGTTGTTCCTGGTACAGCCCATGTAGCTGGGACGATATCGGGACCTCTCTACCTTTGGTAGAGGTTCCATCTCTCACTGTCAACTTGAAGACAGACCCAAACTCAATCCATTTAGACAACTCTTGTACTTCAAGTAGCTCATGAAACTCTGGGATGCACCAGAAAGGGAACCGGGCCAGAGATTGATACCAACCAGGACATTTGTGGTGACGCTTTCCACCAGGATACAGGTGGAGCTGctttcacaaccaggacattgGTGGAACTACTTTAACAACCAGGACAATTATACTGAGGCCGGACAACATGCCTAAAACCTAGTTAATGCCGAAGTTTTGATGTTCCAATATTACGAGTCCTTATAACTCCACAGGGAAAGAGTCCGGAGAGTGTAGCTGGAGACACTGGCTTCGAGTAGCATCACCTCACAGACAATGGAACCCTGAGGGTGACACAGAAGTCCTAGCACAAGCTGGCAATGTCTACGTGAAAACGATGCTGCTATGTGCTTCCAAGCCACCTATAAAGATGGAAATGATTGCTTTcataaaaagagaaaaataaggCCAAATCATTTATAAAGATAGTGTATGTATAATTCATCTCTCTATTTATATAAtatgtacacatacatgtagcttacaTTACACAAATGCAGTGCAAAATGATTGCGCACCCAATCCAACAAAACCTGAACAAAGAttaaaatacattgtacacaaaTAAATTCACATATCTCTGGTCAGGTTAAGGTGAATAGGATTTTAACCAAGTGTACGATATACACAATAGACTAGACTTTATAGTAACATTTAAAGATCTTTTGTTTCACAACACATTGAATAATAGCAGAATGAAATTCCATTTACATCACAATACAAATTGCTGTTCAAAAGAAGTGCGAATACTTGTCAGTTCTTGTACACCGTGGTTTCTTGTTTGAGTTCATATTGGCCCAGATATTTTTCCATCAAATGACACAGAATCTTTTGGAAAGTTGACAATTTGAGATGAGAAATACTTATCGGTCTCCCTGTGCTCAAACACACCACATCATAAAGGGACAGCTCATTTATCTCTGAATGTATATTATATGCTACTGGTCTAAAAAAGTTGCTAAAGCTGGGAACACATATTCAGCATTGGAGTAAGTAATCGTGTTGAGTGATGGGAGGTAAATATCTGCAGGAACAGGCATGTTTTATCAGCGAGCAATGTGTGCACAGTGTCATCCAAGTCTCTGATGACACGTGACATAATCTCACCCTCTGTGTGCTCCCAGCTTTAGTGACACTGATCATGGACAAAGAGGAGTCCTCCAAGGTTGCTCActgccctcaccgaaaggcagtgcactgaaaatgactgcatcacactgcttttgactgaaacccccactgcatatgactgtctcaggcatatcattttttcttaatgttttaaaaccactgattttgactgaaagaccactgcaaagcactgccacttgcatatcattatgaacgacatatttcaaaaacactgcctatgactgaaagaccactgatttccacttctccaactctgatcgaaacccgtggcattttcaacatgactgaaaaccactgctttatgactggtgagattaagacttgatggcagtgtaaagcagtggtaattgcagtcaaattcagtgttaaatatcacccataatgcaacctgagacaggaagctagtattaagtttgaatttgatagtcaaacattcaagaaatcatggtagctcttcatatttctcgctatttacccgaatttcaatatgagaagaggggagttttagtcaatttgaattggaacacataaggagccaaatgaatgcaaaaagggtaatctggacagacactgaagttgtattttcagcaaatcaagaaggctgtaggccctataggtgttgtaatgcatgcatacactgcaagatatctgcatgtatcttatcttcatgcatctactgtaggccctataggtgttaattgtaatgtatgcatacactgcaaattatctgcatgggagctcaatacacatcaatcagtagatcattattctacaggccgcgtgcagttactttatttggatgtcaatttgatctagctttaatccctgacatcactgacagtagctatgtgccatgtgtcgtttcaattgtctagtaacccatctgaccactgtcattatgacaaagtttgcaatgacgtaggtcaaggacgtgaatttgtcatctttttactgtgtcacgtcatcatgcaatggcgatgtcctctatttgtgcagatgacgtcatcactgccatattggacgcaaacacaccgtctaaaaagtaaaataggacagcaaaagtaacagttcgtgcctgcatgccattaaataaattattcatattaacactgaaaatgactgctccctccaagaggttttggaaatggcagtcaaaatcagtggtgtttcagtgtggattcagtgtgctgcgaaatatttaaattaacactgaaccccactgccagccctgtgcatgatgcatagtgaggagtcattttcagtgtcaaaagcagtggaaatcagtcagcctaaatatttaaatgagcactgcttttgactgccttaccactgattttgactgtcttaccactgcttatgactccctaacctctatttttgattgctgtataactgtatgctttggtattgcgtgactgaaaaacactccctatgactgctttccactgatttcaacactgccataaaaatgtgaggtaacactgcaacctgactgaatcctgactgatatcacactgcttttcggtgagggtgtCCACGACAGATCGCAATGACCTTCAGAACATGCTGCTCCTTTAAGTACCGGGTATCAGGACTCCACCTTTAAGGGTCGGGTAATAGGACCTACGGAGTCAGAGATTACATCTATTGTGAGATTCTCTTGCTATCACAGTGATTTTCTgtgacattttcagtgcacCGGAGCCACAGGCATAAAATACCCTTCACGTGATCAGTTTGATATGCTGTCgtcatgaaaaaaaaatgtatcaCATTAATTAGTGTACATAAGGTCTTAGATATTgagtcttgggggggggggggggggggtacaaaaTGGCTGGGTTACAAAATTATAAAAAGAATGAGCTCGCATCCACTGGAATGATATCTATCGCCTGTAGCCTCCCCCAAGTAGACAACCCCGGACTtgactaaccccccccccccctgctcaAGGATGCCCCTCGTTAaaagagggactataggcatTAGCTATGGGCATGTGGGGGTACAACTGGTGGTCTTCTGGTGACTAATAGGCACAAGTTGTTAAATACAAGGCAATTAAAACCACCCCAAACAATGATTTTAGTTCACAAAACTCCCCACAGGATGCAGCATGGGTCTTATTCAGGGACAAGACTGGTTACCAAGGTGATCAGTTGGCAAACTTGTAGCTGTACTAACTTGTGCACTAGTTCATGTTTGACATGCTATCATTTTAGTCGATCTACCCTCATATCCTTTACAGAATGTTTTGCTGTAGCCAAAAAAACAGTCATTGCTTTTTTTTAACCAAAGTTCACAAAATGTGCAAGAGTAGTCGAATATTTCTCACAAAGGAGATTAATGTTTAAATGATCATGCGTCTGCAGAAATGGTAATATAAGCAGCTTTTATAACCGACACAGTAAAAACAAAGACATTTTCTCTCCATGATTTA
It encodes:
- the LOC135486356 gene encoding CXXC motif containing zinc binding protein-like is translated as MVKIGLQFKADLDNITNLHPEGDDFRWYIKFKCLNCGEETHDFTYLTLTESTPVKGGRGKASLVLKCRLCLRENSVDIIPESYHPYNIEDSGKFKTVVAFDCRGIEPTDFSPRVGFAADSSFDNGVNFQDISLTEKDWSDYDEKAKATVGIYDVTHQFKKLK